A region from the Pelobates fuscus isolate aPelFus1 chromosome 3, aPelFus1.pri, whole genome shotgun sequence genome encodes:
- the LOC134601324 gene encoding histone H2B-like has product MPDPAKSAPAAKKGSKKAVTKTQKKDGKKRRKTRKESYAIYVYKVLKQVHPDTGISSKAMGIMNSFVNDIFERIAGEASRLAHYNKRSTITSREIQTAVRLLLPGELAKHAVSEGTKAVTKYTSAK; this is encoded by the coding sequence ATGCCTGATCCAGCCAAGTCCGCACCAGCCGCCAAGAAAGGCTCTAAGAAAGCCGTGACCAAGACTCAGAAGAAAGATGGCAAGAAGCGTAGGAAGACCAGGAAGGAGAGCTATGCCatctacgtgtacaaggtgctgaaACAGGTCCACCCCGACACCGGTATCTCCTCCAAGGCCATGGGGATCATGAactcctttgtcaatgatatcttTGAGCGCATCGCAGGAGAAGCCTCTCGCCTGGCTCACTACAACAAGCGCTCCACCATCACTTCCCGGGAGATCCAGACCGCCGTGCGCCTGCTGCTACCCGGAGAGCTGGCAAAGCACGCCGTGTCCGAGGGCACCAAGGCTGTCACCaagtacaccagcgccaagtaa
- the LOC134601325 gene encoding histone H2A type 2-C, which translates to MSGRGKQGGKTRAKAKTRSSRAGLQFPVGRVHRLLRKGNYAERVGAGAPVYLAAVLEYLTAEILELAGNAARDNKKTRIIPRHLQLAVRNDEELNKLLGGVTIAQGGVLPNIQAVLLPKKTESHKSKSK; encoded by the coding sequence ATGTCAGGCCGTGGAAAGCAAGGAGGAAAGACCCGTGCAAAGGCGAAGACTCGCTCATCCCGCGCTGGTCTTCAGTTCCCAGTCGGCAGAGTCCACCGTCTGCTGAGGAAGGGGAATTATGCAGAGCGTGTTGGAGCCGGTGCCCCCGTTtatctggctgcagtgctggagtacCTGACTGCTGAGATCCTGGAGCTGGCAGGGAATGCCGCCAGAGATAACAAGAAAACCCGCATCATTCCCCGCCATCTCCAGCTCGCTGTCCGTAACGACGAAGAGCTCAACaaactgctgggaggagtgactatcgcccagggaggtgtcttgcccaacatccaggctgtgctgctgcccaagaaAACCGAAAGTCATAAATCAAAGAGCAAGTAA
- the LOC134601326 gene encoding histone H3 has translation MARTKQTARKSTGGKAPRKQLATKAARKSAPATGGVKKPHRYRPGTVALREIRRYQKSTELLIRKLPFQRLVREIAQDFKTDLRFQSSAVMALQEASEAYLVGLFEDTNLCAIHAKRVTIMPKDIQLARRIRGERA, from the coding sequence ATGGCCAGAACTAAGCAGACCGCCCGTAAATCCACCGGAGGCAAGGCTCCCCGCAAGCAGCTAGCCACCAAAGCTGCCAGGAAGAGCGCTCCAGCTACCGGGGGAGTGAAGAAGCCTCACCGTTACCGGCCGGGAACTGTGGCTCTCCGGGAAATCCGCCGTTATCAGAAATCCACCGAGCTGCTCATCCGCAAGCTGCCTTTCCAGCGCCTTGTCCGTGAGATCGCTCAGGATTTCAAGACTGATCTGCGCTTCCAGAGCTCTGCCGTCATGGCTCTGCAAGAggctagcgaggcttacctggtGGGTCTCTTTGAGGATACAAACTTGTGTGCCATCCACGCCAAGAGGGTCACCATCATGCCCAAAGACATCCAGCTGGCCCGTAGGATCCGAGGAGAGAGAGCTTAA
- the LOC134601327 gene encoding histone H4: MSGRGKGGKGLGKGGAKRHRKVLRDNIQGITKPAIRRLARRGGVKRISGLIYEETRGVLKVFLENVIRDAVTYTEHAKRKTVTAMDVVYALKRQGRTLYGFGG, translated from the coding sequence atgtctggcagAGGTAAAGGCGGAAAGGGTCTCGGGAAAGGCGGCGCTAAGCGGCACAGAAAGGTCCTGCGTGACAACATCCAGGGCATTACCAAGCCTGCAATCCGCCGCCTGGCTCGCAGAGGAGGAGTGAAGCGTATCTCCGGCCTCATCTACGAAGAGACTCGCGGGGTGCTGAAGGTCTTCCTGGAGAATGTTATCCGGGACGCCGTCACCTACACCGAGCATGCCAAGAGGAAGACTGTGACCGCCATGGACGTAGTCTATGCCCTTAAACGCCAGGGCCGCACTCTCTATGGCTTCGGAGGTTAA
- the LOC134601328 gene encoding histone H1B-like — MAETAPAAAPAVEIDSKKKQPKKASSAKKAAKPSGPSVSELLVKAVSASKERSGVSLAALKKALTAAGYDVEKNNSRLKLALKGLVTKETLVQVKGSGASGSFKLNKKQAESKDKAAKPKKAPAKVKKPAPKKASKSPAKVKKVAAKSPKKAKKPAASAKKVTKSPKKVKAAKPKKAVKSPAKKATKSPAKKAAKPKAAKSPAKAKKAAPKKK, encoded by the coding sequence ATGGCTGAAACTGCTCCTGCTGCCGCTCCTGCGGTTGAAATCGATTCTAAGAAGAAGCAGCCGAAGAAGGCATCCAGCGCCAAGAAAGCTGCCAAGCCGTCCGGTCCCAGCGTGTCCGAGCTCCTTGTTAAAGCTGTGTCCGCCTCTAAAGAGCGCAGCGGGGTGTCCCTGGCAGCCCTGAAGAAGGCTTTGACCGCCGCTGGTTACGATGTGGAGAAGAATAACAGCCGCCTCAAGCTGGCTCTCAAGGGCTTGGTGACTAAAGAGACTCTCGTCCAGGTCAAAGGTAGCGGAGCCTCCGGCTCCTTCAAGCTCAACAAGAAGCAGGCGGAGAGCAAAGACAAGGCTGCAAAGCCCAAGAAGGCACCGGCTAAAGTCAAGAAGCCCGCCCCAAAGAAAGCCTCCAAGTCTCCGGCTAAAGTGAAGAAGGTAGCCGCGAAGAGCCCGAAGAAGGCCAAGAAGCCGGCAGCCTCCGCTAAAAAAGTCACCAAGAGCCCCAAGAAAGTCAAAGCCGCCAAGCCCAAGAAGGCAGTGAAGAGTCCGGCTAAAAAAGCAACAAAGAGCCCGGCTAAAAAGGCAGCCAAGCCCAAAGCCGCTAAGAGTCCAGCAAAGGCTAAAAAGGCAGCTCCCAAGAAAAAATAA